The nucleotide window TCTAAGAACCAGGTCCCCTGGGACGAGGTTGAGCTTCTTCATCCGGGTGTTGTAGTAACTTGCCAGGAGTTTTTTGTAGTGAGCTTCCCTCACCGCTGCTATCTCTCTTCTTTCTTCCAATAAGTTCAGGTTTGTCCTTAGATCCTGCTCGTTCTCCTCATCCCTCAGCTTCATCCGGGCAGTTTGGGATCCGATCTCTGCAGGGATCATGGCCTCTGTCCCGTAGGTAAGGCTGAATGGGGTCTCCCCATTGCAACTTTTGGGGGTGGTTCGGTATGCCCATAACACAAATGGAAGTTCTTCCAGCCAGCCCTTCTGTTTCCTCCCAAGCCTGCCCTTCATTCCTTTGATTATGCTTTGGTTGGCTCTTTCTACCAACCCGTTACTCTGGGCATGGGTAACAGAGGTGAATACTTGTTGAATCCTCATCTGTTCGCACCATGGCTTGAAGGGTCTTCCGGCGAATTGCACCCCGTTGTCACTTACCAGTTCCTTCGGGACCCCATATCTGCACACGATGTTATCCAGCACGAACCGTCTCATCTGATCTCCAGTGATCTTTGCCAGGGGTTTCGCTTTGATCCACTTAGTGAAATAATCAATGGCCACCACCACGTATTTGACCCCTCCTGGGCCTTCCAGAAAAGGCCCGATTACGTCAATGGCCCATTTCTGGAATGGCCAAGATGTTGAGACCGGGACCATAGGGTGTTTGTGCTGATGGGTCATTGGTGCATGTACTTGGCAGTTATCACACTTCTTGATCTCTTCAGATGCCGTCTCGTACATTCGCGGCCAGTAGAACCCTGCGTTCATTGCCCTTCTCACAACCGTTCTTGGTCCTGAGTGCATTCCACAGATCCCCTCGTGCATTTCTCTGACGACATATTCGGCCTCTTCCATATCTATGCACTTTAGGGACGGACCCAGGTACGACCTTCGGTATAGCTCCCCTCCAATCAGTTCATATTTTAGAGCTTTGACTCTTATCTTTCTGGCCGCCCATTCCCCCTCGGGTAAAGTCCCGTCCCGGAGGAATTTAATGATTGGGGTCATCCATGTTTCTTGGGAACCTTCGATCGTGGCCACTTCCGTTATGTCAAGGGATGGGGATGTCAGGACCTCTACTTTGACCTCCTTCGCGAGGTGGTCGAATGCTACTGAAGCTAACTTGCTGAGTGCATCAGACTTCCAGTTCCTCCCTCGAGGGATATATTCCAGTTTGAAGGTTCCGAATGCCTTAGCTGTCTCCTTAACTTTCGCCACATACAGAGCCATGATGCTATCCTTGGCTTCATATTCCCCCTGGTACTGCTTTACTACCAACTGTGAATCGGTACTAGCCTCCACGTGTTTTGCCTTCATCTTCTGTACCAACCTCATCCCTGCTAAGAGGGCTTCATACTCGGCGGTATTGTTGGTGTTTTCGAAGTCCAACCTTATGGCATACGTCAGCTCAACCCCCTCGGGGCTTACTAGTGTGATGCCTGCACCATTCCCCTCTTCACTAGATGCTCCATCAGTGAACAACTTCCAGACAGCCTCGTCTtcccttttcttttcttcttcctccaAAGCTTCCCACTTTAGTAGTTCCCTTTCTTCATCCTCGGGGACTTCTGCTAGGAAGTCAGCCAGTATTTGTCCCTTCATGGCTGTCCTGGGCTTGAACTCCAGAGAATGATCTCCCAATTCTACGGCCCATTTAGCCAGTCGTCCTGACTGTTCCGATTTTCTAAGCACTTTCTGGAGGGGTTGATCAGTTACTAGGGTGACCTTATGCCCTTGGAAATACCTTCTGAGCCTCCGAGATGCAAAAACCAGGGCCAATGCAAGTTTCTCTAAAGGCATATACCGTTCCTCGGGCCCCTTAAGTGTTCTACTGATGAAATATATGGGAATCTGTTTCCCCTCCCGTTCCACCATCATGACCACGCTTATGGTCGTCTTAGAGGCAGATAGGTAAAGGAGCAGTGGGTCTCCGAGCACCGGGGTGGCTAACGTCGGGAGCTTGCAGATGTAGGTTTTCATTTCTTGAAAGGCGGCTTTGGCCTCGGTGGTCCAGTTGAATTTGTTGGTCTGGAGGCAGTCTTTTAACACTTTCATGAAAGGGAGTGTTTTGTCAGCCACTTTTGATAAGAAGCGATTTAGTGCAATCAGCCTTCCGTTTAACTGCTGGATGTCCTTCAGGGACCTGGGAGAGCGCATTTCGGCCACAGCCTGGGTCTTTTCTGGGTTTGCTTTTATCCCTCCTTTAGTTACCACCACCCCCAGGAAATTTCCTTCCTCTACCCCGAAACAGCACTTCCCGGGGTTCAGCTTCATGTTTACATCCTGCATTGTGTTGAGAGTTTCAGCTATGTCGTCTATCATGGCTGCTTCTATCAGGCTCTTGATGACAATGTCGTCAACATACACTTCTAAATTCCTTCCCCTTTGTTCCCTAAACAAGGTGTTCATAAACCTTTGGAATGTCGCCCCCGCGTTTTTGAGACCAAAGGGCATCTTGGTATAGCAAAATGTCCCCTCATCGGTGATGAAAGCagtcttttcttcatcttctattgACATCTGTATTTGGTGGTATCCCTTATAGGCATCTAGGAAGCATTTCAGCGGGTACTGGGATAGGGAGTCCACCTGGGTGTCTATCTCCGGGAGGGGGTAGCAGTCCTTGGGGCATGCTTTGTTTAGGTCTTggaaatcgatgcacatcctccaCCCCCCATCTTTTTTCtgaaccatgactgggttggcAACCCAGGATGGGTATTTGACTTCCCTGACTATCCCCGCCCTGAGCAGTTTGCGGGTCTCTTCACAAGCAGCCCTTCTTTTGTTTGGTCCCATGCTCCGCTTCTTTTGTTTCACTGGTTTCGCCCATGTGAAGGTGTTGAGCCGGTGCTCTGTCAGGCTTCTGGGAATTCCCGTCATGTCACCGTGTTGGAATGCAAACACGTCTAAGTTATGGAGGAGCAACTCCTTCAGGGCACTCTTGCACTTGTCACTTAGGTGGCTCCCCACCTTGACTGTCTGCTCTGGGAACTTATCGCAGAGGACCCATTCTTCCACCTTCTTCCCTGGGGTTTTCCCGGGTTCCTCCCCTTTGGATACTGAAGAGACCACTTCGTAGGCTGACTTAACCCATGCAAGGCCTTTTGGTGTTTGGAATACCAAAGCCCCGTGAGGAGTAGACGCTTGTGCTTGTAGATCCCCAATCCCAGGTCTTCCCAAAATCGCGTTGTACTTGGAGGGTGCCCTGACTACAGTGAAGGTTAAATTGATCGTCCGGACCCTGTCCCCTACACCAACTGTGAATGGGAGCCTGATCTTTCCCAGGGGGTGTGACACGCTGTTGTTGAATCCCACCAATGGGATAGAGTCTTCCTCCAGTCTATCTCTTATATCTCTGTCAAATCTGAGGAAGCAATGTTCGTATATCACCTCGACGCCTGACCCTCCGTCCACATGTATTCTGGACACTTTGTGTCCAGCTATCACAGCTGAGATATTCAGCGGAAGTCGTTGTACTTCGCTTTCTTCTAAGTACGGCATAAGGATGGGAGTTTTCATGCAGTTCGGAGAGCCTAGGATCCTGACTTTAACACTTCGGGTAACATCAAATTCATTTCTCCTCCTTATCATATCAACATCTGCCCTCCCAGGCTCTCTTGCATCTCTTCCCTTACGATCCCCTCCCCCTTCCTTGATCTCCTTGACCAGATGGGCCAGTCTTCCCGTTTTCACCGCAGCCTCTATTTCCCTCTTGAGGTACATGCAATCATCGGTTTTGTGCCCAAAGCCCTTATGAAACTCACAGTATTCGTTCGGCTGTGCTTTGGGTCCTGGCTTTATGGGGGTGGCCTTGGGAAAGAATTCTTCACCCTCTCCGTCGCCAGTATCTCACTTGCAGTTTTGACGAGAGGGGTGAAGCTGTCGGAGTAGGGGGGGCCTCTCCCTCGGGGTCTGTAGGGGGAGTATGAGGGCCTCGCCCTATCATGCAACATTCTATCAAAGGTGGGTTTCCGGGAATAGGGAGTACCTTTCTCAGGGGGTCTTGCTGTTGGGGTGACTCTTCGGGGTGTGGTGTCCGTCTCCTTAGCCTTGCTGACCGTGTCCTTTCCCCGGACGAAAGCCCTGACCCTATCCATAAGATTGTCGAAGGAAGGTGGGAACTCCTCTCCCAGCTTTTCACACAGCTGTGCATGCTTCAGCCCATTTATGAAACTACTGATTTTCATGACCTCCGGGACATCCTTGATGTTCATGCTTTCTTTGACAAACCTTTCCATGTACTGGTCTATCCGTTCATTGTCCCTCTGCCTGATGTGGAGGATTTTGTTGGGATTTTTGACCACCTTCCTTTGCTGGCCAAAATTCTTGAGGAATTTTTCACTTAACTCTTCATAGTTGTCTATGCTCCCCGGAGGGAGACTATCAAACCACAGCCGGGCTCCTTCCGTTAAGGTTTGTACAAACATGTGGCACCATACTGGCATGGACCACCTTCCCAGCTGCCCCGCCCCTCGGAAGGCATGCAGATGATCTTCTGGATCTCTCGTTCCGTCGTAGCGATCGAAGCCTGGGGGCAGCTTTGTCTTGGGAGGCATGGGTGCCTCTGATATTCTCCTTGTGAACTTTGAGACCTCGGCCAAGTCTCGTGGCAGGTATGGTTGGTCCAAACCAACGTCACCTGAGTCGTCTTTCTccttttctttgtgtttttgccCGGTGATCAAGTCCTCTCTCTCCTCGGAAGACATCTGCCTCAGGGCGGTCATGAATGTTTCCAGCTGGTCCCCATTGCTGCTCTTATTCTGGGGGTTCGTTCCTTCTTGATTAGAGGGTGTGTCAAAAGAGAGTCTGGCCCTGAGGCTGTCCAAATTTTCTTGTCTCTTCAAGTCGTCAAGATACTTGGTTATCTTCTCCCTGTGCATGGCCACAAAGCCAGGGGTGACATGCTCCGTTTCTTCCAGGTTTTCTACCAGATTCTCGTTACCCTCTTCATGGGTAATATCCTCCACAGTGACCTTATCCAAATCATTTTGTGTCGTCTGGGTGACATGCGAACTATGTGGGGTTGCCATGCTGTTTTCGGAAGGGTGAGTTGCTCTCTGAACGTCGAATGTTAATGTGGGAACACCGATCAGGCCagggtcccacggatggcgccaatgtcgaatacccaacCCCCGGATGACGTTGGCTGGATCTTCGTTGACGTTGAGAGCTCTTGTCCTTGCTTACTACAAAAgaataaaccgttagcctcgccacgggggaccccaggagggggatccgtgaccaagctccggcgtgagaataagtaaacttgcTGGATGAGGAAAGGAGTATTTTCCGATGAAGATATTCACCGTAGAATTCCTATCTTGGTGTGAATCTAATTAATGTGTTATGTGTGGTAAATACGAGGAATGTTGGTCGGATTTAATAAGAGGGAATAAATGAGAGTAGTAAATGAGAAGTTGGCCGGAGATTATACCTGCCTCTGCCTTATCCTTTCTCTCCCTTATATAATGGCATGCCCCTATCTCAAAGAGAAATGTCCCTCATGTTATCTAACGGTAACTGTGATACCTTGGgaaggtcagacacgtgtctgacccccaacggtgCGATGCCTTTCTTCATTAATGCATAGCCGGATAAGTACGATGATGGTGACCGGATGCTTCTCTTATCAGGCATTTAATGAGCCTGTTATCTCTTAGCTGTTTTCCCGCTCACACGAGGAATGAACCTTGGTAAGCAAGGGTAATTCACTTAGTGGGTATTTGAGTGGTTGGGCTTCCTAAAGAGAAAGGCCCAAAGCGGGTAAAGTGGGCTTCCCCACTGGCCCGTCGTCAATTACTTTTAGCAATGGGGTGGTGATCCATTGGTAAAGGCAAAGTCTTTAAACACCTTGTGAGGAAGAGGTCTTGAGTTCAAATCCACAGACGAAAAGAGTAAAGAAATTTGTCATTTAAAAAAAGGTATTAGCTACTATTAGCAAGAGATTCAAAGCGTGTGAGATGATTATCAAGTACACGTATTTGTGTTAGGATGTTACTAAATAGACTCACTCTATTTACttgttacagctaattatctCACTTGAGTGTGAGGTCCACCATTTTTAGAGACACCCTTGTCTTATTGTGGTCTGCAATACACATTTTTAGAGACACCCTTGTCTTATTGTGGTCTGCAATACACAGACTATAACATAGTATTGAATATTGAAGTACTTGTGTTTTATATCATGTTTAGCTAGAACAAAACTTGATTAAAATACATCTGCAACCTATAGTGGGTAGTTTTTTTTACTGGATATTTTTCgaatatttttcggatattttcggatatttttcagatattttcggatactggatattttcggatatctgaaaaaaatgaaaattaaattttcggatatttcggatatccgaaatatccgaaaagtttgaaaatcactatccgaatccgaatccgaaaaatccggatatccgaatttcggatatctgaaatttcggatatccgatttttcggatatttcggattcggatatcggatatttcggatcggattttcgaATACGGATAGTTTTGAACGCCCCTAGTTTTAACTCATAATTTGGCCTAAAGCCGTTTAAACCAAACCAACACATATTACACAAACACCCCTTAGACTATTTATTCCAAAATTGCAAAATCACAAATTCCATATTCTTTTTCCCAATATATACCGATAAGTAGTATTCCTAAGTCTCAAAataaatacttaatttaatttatttgGAAAAGAGTTAAAATAACTAACCAATAACTAACTATACGCTcataaaataagttaaaagttaaGTAAATTAAAAATGATTAAGTATTTTAAAAACACCAGTTGTACACACAACTTGTATAAACGACTCCAACATATTCAAATAATTATGATAATCAAGGAAAAAAGTGGGAAGATCTTCTTCTCTATATAAACCCTACTACCCCTTCCATCTTCCTTActccatcatacacaaacacaaacacaaactctctctctctatatatctctctccctctctctctaaaatGTCTTCCTCTACAACTCTCTACATTCCAAATGCTTCATCTCCAGTGATCACCTTCCCTCTCTTCCTAACCCTCCTTATTTTCTTGTCGGCTTTCGCATTCCTCCTCGCTCCGGGCGGGCTCGCTTGGGCGCTATCGAAAGCCCGATCGAAAACCACGATTCCCGGCCCGTCCGGTATTCCTATACTCGGGCTAATATTTGCCTTCACATCTTCCATGACTCACAGAACCCTTGCAAAACTCTCTGTAGCATTTAATGCTACACATTTAATGGCGTTCTCCGTCGGATTGACTCGCTTTGTTATCTCGAGTCACCCGGAGACCGCCAAAGAGATCCTCAACAGCTCTGCGTTCGCGGACCGGCCCGTTAAGGAGTCCGCGTACGAGCTGTTGTTTCATAGAGCGATGGGGTTCGCTCCATACGGGGAATATTGGCGAAACCTTAGGCGGATATCGGCTATTCATATGTTTAGCCCGAAAAGGGTATCCGGGTCCGGATGTTTTCGGGCTAAAACAGGGCTGAAGTTGGTGAATCAGATCTCTACTTCCATGAATTGTAAAGGGTTCGTGGAGGTGAAGAAGCTGCTTCATTTTGCTTCGTTAAACAATGTCATGATGTCGGTTTTCGGTAAATCGTACGATGATTTTGGCGAAAATGGGGGTGGAGAAGGGTATGAGGTTGAGAAGTTGGTGAGTGAAGGATATGAGTTGCTCGGAATCTTTAACTGGAGTGATCATTTTCCGATCATTTGGTGGTTTGATCTTCAGGGAGTTAGGAGGAGGTGCAGAGATTTGGTGTCTAGAGTTAATGTTTACGTTGCGGGAATCATCGATGAACACCGTGGGAGAAGGTCTGAGAAGGGCGGAGATATGGCGGATTGCGACGGTGATTTTGTCGATGTTTTGCTCGATTTGGAATCGGAGAACAAGTTTAGCGAGTCTGACATGATCGCGGTTCTTTGGGTACGTTTAGATTTCGATAACTTTTTATATCCAGAGCTCAACCAGGGGTCAAGAGTGTCAGCTGACTCGTCACTAGATTTTGTTagatttatatttaaaaataaaatatgaccttttttattttatttttttaagaaaaacatgATTTGAAACCCTAGTTTTAATCACCCTCAACTAAAAAGTTTTGGTTTAGTCTATCTAATTTTTCGCATGTTAAATTTGTAGGAAATGATCTTTAGGGGAACCGATACAGTGGCGATTTTGTTAGAATGGATTTTGGCTAGGATGGTGTTACACCCGGATATACAAGCAAGAGCCCAATCCGAAATCGATAGTGTTGTCGGGTTGGGTCGACCCGTATCCGATACGGATCTCCCAAACCTGCCTTACCTCCATGCAATTGTGAAAGAAACCCTACGTGTGCATCCGCCTGGCCCACTTCTGTCATGGGCTAGGCTCGCAATCCACGACACCCATGTGGGTCCACACATGGTACCGGCCGGGACAACAGCCATGGTCAACATGTGGGCCATAACCCATGATGCTCAAATATGGGCTGACCCGGAAATGTTCAACCCAGATAGGTTTATGGGCCAGGAGGTTCCGATAATGGGTTCGGATCTTCGTTTGGCTCCATTTGGCGCGGGTCGGAGGGTTTGCCCCGGAAAAGCAATGGGTTTGGCTACTGTTCAGCTTTGGCTGGCCCAATTGCTTCAGAATTTCAAATGGGTCGGATCTGTTTCCGGGTCGGATCCTGTTGATTTGTCCGAGTGTTTGAAAATGTCACTTGAAATGAAGAACCCACTGGTGTGCAAGGCTGTGGCTAGGGTTTGATGACGTGGCAAGAGATGTTAGTAACCATTGTCAAGTTTACTCACTATCAATTATCTTAGGCACTAGTACAAGTACAAGGGGTGATTTCGCAATTTCAGGAAGTTAAAGGTGTGGATTTGAAGTATGCATTTTGTACACAACTTTTTGTTTGGGACATTTTAgattatatgtatgtatgtgtgctCTTATATATATGTATGTCATGTCATGCCCTGCCCCTATCAAGTTGTCTAATGATGATGGTCTTGTTATGGGAGCTCTTTGTTTAGTTCAATTATATTGTTTTCTTTCTTGTGAATTGTCTTTTTTAACCATAAATAGTAATCCATCTATGTTTTGTACAAGATTCATgagtgtgtgtttttttttttcatttggcATGTGGTCGTACAAATGTCACTTAAAAGAAGGTACTAAGTGTTCCGCTTAAGAATAACATTGGTTCGTGGTGTAGAATATGGTCGTACAAATGTCTGGCGATAAAGTTGGGGCCGTTTTTGGCCATTTTTGTATTTGTTTCACCGtctttactatataataaaataaactatTTGAAGGACACTTGTCATCGTATTAGGCTAtttcttatagataattattattttagtttaatttctAATTATAGATAAacatcctactaaatattatttagaattattatttagtttaatctcttttaattaatcataaataaataactcttctactaaatattattttgtttaatctcttctacttaactacatataattattatttagtttaaatttaatgtatacctctcatttataatattatttatttgattttctatATCATATGACATGACAGCCACCTACTTTTTATTTGTAATATACAAATTTACTGCTATTCTTTTCGATAATGTAATTATCTCTAAAAAACTTTAAACTTTTACCATAGTATATATAATGCTAGACATAAAATCGAAAAACATTTTGGATGACATCACTAAATAAGACATAatataattatatgtataatatgcactttttaagaaaacaataccaaacaaaattacaaatataaattaGATTTTACTAATAATAACAAagtcttaattttttttaaattagatttattacgggttttttttaaatataatttatattttaccACTTAAATGGCTgcttatttgcttcttgaataacatatTTGACCACTCTGTATCTTTTTTTCAATAATCATCTCCGCAATCTCCATATCTCTCGCGTACCGAGTATAcccattagtttttttaaatataatt belongs to Helianthus annuus cultivar XRQ/B chromosome 5, HanXRQr2.0-SUNRISE, whole genome shotgun sequence and includes:
- the LOC110941700 gene encoding cytochrome P450 78A5 translates to MSSSTTLYIPNASSPVITFPLFLTLLIFLSAFAFLLAPGGLAWALSKARSKTTIPGPSGIPILGLIFAFTSSMTHRTLAKLSVAFNATHLMAFSVGLTRFVISSHPETAKEILNSSAFADRPVKESAYELLFHRAMGFAPYGEYWRNLRRISAIHMFSPKRVSGSGCFRAKTGLKLVNQISTSMNCKGFVEVKKLLHFASLNNVMMSVFGKSYDDFGENGGGEGYEVEKLVSEGYELLGIFNWSDHFPIIWWFDLQGVRRRCRDLVSRVNVYVAGIIDEHRGRRSEKGGDMADCDGDFVDVLLDLESENKFSESDMIAVLWEMIFRGTDTVAILLEWILARMVLHPDIQARAQSEIDSVVGLGRPVSDTDLPNLPYLHAIVKETLRVHPPGPLLSWARLAIHDTHVGPHMVPAGTTAMVNMWAITHDAQIWADPEMFNPDRFMGQEVPIMGSDLRLAPFGAGRRVCPGKAMGLATVQLWLAQLLQNFKWVGSVSGSDPVDLSECLKMSLEMKNPLVCKAVARV